From Daphnia pulicaria isolate SC F1-1A chromosome 4, SC_F0-13Bv2, whole genome shotgun sequence, one genomic window encodes:
- the LOC124336162 gene encoding uncharacterized protein LOC124336162 isoform X2 codes for MTFNRKRATAGDLSISTNILASLSIYAVVASTKNDPEPPTSSPTITSPPDTTSPPDGPETTFPLQTTPPSCTTPYPDITTPSTSPIPNTTLNPDTTSNLDTTSHPEATSSPDETPAPETTPLLCTTTPMSTIPPTSTTPLPPYEGPVAFHVYSRGSYAEVNNTIRYENSYVNTGSMDLTTGVFRAPTDGTYVFNFVAPRSSNSMNDFCLNVRLDRNGLPIGNGPICGYSYDEWTPASFNAVLNLKLNDTVEIFLEQGAIKASKGSDPPRTHFTGFLLEEELAFHAYRTVESFASRKNETIPFHGLNTDIGDNFDLATSTFIAPVNGAYFFQFSGSSNITTDVILVRNDDEPMGYGYTRNTHWGSAGFHTLWPLQKGDKVYARLNTGQLDEADRDLKITNLLGFIVSNVMSDSMNSTVHFHVIRTSSLYTGRPDGIGQLINYTRIITNEGEGMNASSGIFKAPESGLYAFHFTSHRGNSYIGPNACSTVIQMRNNETIGAGSNCHSTYSAPIFFHSVLLLQTNDEIKILLYEGDINAVIDHQMSARFSGFLIYST; via the exons ATGACGTTCAACAGGAAAAGAGCGACTGCTGGGGATCTATCTATATCAACAAATATCC TTGCGTCGTTGTCGATTTATGCCGTGGTGGCCAGCACGAAAAATGATCCAG AACCTCCGACTTCTTCGCCAACTATAACCTCTCCTCCGGACACAACTTCTCCCCCGGACGGCCCGGAGACAACTTTTCCTCTGCAGACAACTCCTCCTTCGTGTACAACCCCTTATCCAGATATAACCACTCCTTCTACAAGCCCTATTCCGAATACAACCCTTAATCCGGATACTACCTCTAATCTGGATACAACCTCTCATCCGGAAGCAACCTCTtcaccggatgaaactccagCTCCGGAAACAACTCCACTTCTGTGTACAACCACTCCAATGTCCACAATCCCCCCTACCTCTACAACCCCTCTTCCGCCGTATGAAGGTCCTGTCGCCTTTCACGTCTATAGTCGAGGAAGCTATGCTGAAGTGAACAACACTATCCGTTATGAAAACTCGTACGTTAACACAGGATCGATGGACTTGACAACGGGAGTCTTTCGCGCGCCCACTGATGGTACATACGTCTTCAATTTCGTCGCGCCTCGTTCTAGCAACAGCATGAACGACTTTTGTCTGAACGTCCGACTGGATCGAAATGGTTTGCCGATTGGAAATGGTCCCATTTGCGGATATTCCTACGACGAGTGGACGCCGGCTTCGTTCAATGCCGTTCTCAACCTGAAATTGAATGACACTGTCGAAATATTTCTGGAGCAAGGAGCGATCAAAGCAAGTAAGGGGTCAGATCCTCCGCGCACCCATTTTACAGGATTTTTGCTGGAAGAAGAATTAGCATTCCACGCGTATCGGACTGTTGAATCCTTCGCCAGCAGGAAGAATGAAACAATTCCTTTTCATGGGCTTAACACGGACATTGGGGACAATTTTGATCTAGCAACGAGCACATTTATCGCGCCAGTAAATGGCGCTTACTTCTTTCAGTTTTCCGGGTCCAGTAATATCACTACGGACGTGATTTTAGTGAGGAACGACGACGAACCGATGGGTTATGGTTACACGAGAAACACTCACTGGGGATCTGCCGGTTTTCATACTTTGTGGCCATTGCAGAAGGGCGACAAGGTCTACGCCAGACTAAATACGGGGCAACTTGACGAAGCTGACAGAGATTTGAAAATTACGAACCTCTTGGGCTTCATCGTATCAAACGTAATGTCTGATTCAATGAACTCAACGGTTCACTTTCACGTCATTCGAACTTCCTCACTCTACACGGGTAGACCTGACGGCATTGGCCAACTCATCAATTACACTAGAATAATTACAAACGAAGGAGAAGGAATGAACGCAAGTTCCGGAATTTTCAAGGCTCCGGAATCGGGGTTATATGCATTCCATTTTACTAGCCACCGGGGTAATTCTTACATCGGTCCCAATGCGTGTAGCACAGTTATTCAAATGCgcaacaatgaaacaattggTGCTGGGAGCAACTGTCACTCGACGTATTCCGCACCAATTTTCTTTCACTCGGTTCTATTGCTCCAGACCAATGATGAGATAAAAATTCTATTGTATGAAGGTGACATAAATGCCGTTATTGATCATCAAATGTCTGCCCGTTTTTCAGGATTCCTCATTTATTCCACTTAA
- the LOC124336453 gene encoding uncharacterized protein LOC124336453 isoform X2, with protein MFLRFFIAVILLSICDRVLGAISVNVTDSLLTVKNATKLDNSTKPQNESVLSNIRVHIRVQARSSDLKLKLKKLGFNVTDALAAVNSTLDSTSDSSVLKHTSLGGRSVKVMQHLLKHKIKANATHANVSNTSSHLNSTGNSTSDALQMKNASKIVERGVFVVMFDSKALLDIANNTSEDASDASDLFSLLTNSSSVMNETESGKLLDGSNNSNSSASLGEL; from the exons ATGTTCCTTAG ATTCTTTATCGCTGTAATCTTGCTGAGTATCTGTGATCGTGTTTTGGGCGCCATCAGTGTCAACGTCACAGATTCCTTGTTGACTGTCAAAAACGCTACCAAGTTAGACAACTCGACGAAACCGCAGAATGAAAGTGTCCTTTCCAATATCCGAGTCCATATCCGAGTCCAAGCCCGAAGCTCCGATTTAAAGCTGAAGCTGAAG AAATTAGGGTTTAATGTAACCGATGCCTTAGCAGCTGTTAATTCGACTCTGGATTCAACATCTGATTCTTCAGTATTGAAACATACATCATTGGGAGGTCGATCAGTGAAGGTGATGCAGCACTTGTTAAAG CACAAGATTAAGGCCAACGCGACTCACGCCAATGTCTCAAACACCTCGTCGCATTTGAATTCGACTGGCAATTCGACATCAGATGCTCTGCAAATGAAAAATGCTTCTAAAATTGTCGAACGTGGGGTTTTCGTCGTCATGTTTGACAGCAAG GCATTGCTGGATATCGCCAATAATACTTCTGAGGATGCAAGTGACGCATCCGATTTATTCTCACTGCTGACCAACTCCTCATCAGTGATGAATGAGACCGAGTCTGGGAAATTGTTGGATGGATCCAACAATTCAAACAGCTCCGCTAGCCTAGGTGAGCTCTGA
- the LOC124336453 gene encoding uncharacterized protein LOC124336453 isoform X3 gives MFLRFFITVILLSICDRVLGASVNVTDSLLTVKNATKLDNSTKPQNESALSNMKVRGSDLKLKKLGFNVTDALAVNSTLNSTSDSSLLKNASLGGRAMKVQHLLKHKIKANATHANVSNTSSHLNSTGNSTSDALQMKNASKIVERGVFVVMFDSKQALLDIANNTSEDASDASDLFSLLTNSSSVMNETESGKLLDGSNNSNSSASLGEL, from the exons ATGTTCCTTAG ATTCTTTATCACTGTAATCTTGCTGAGTATCTGTGATCGTGTTTTGGGCGCCAGTGTCAACGTCACAGATTCCTTGTTGACTGTCAAAAACGCCACCAAGTTAGACAACTCGACGAAACCGCAGAATGAAAGTGCCCTTTCCAATATGAAGGTCCGAGGCTCCGATTTAAAGCTGAAG AAATTAGGATTTAATGTAACCGATGCCTTAGCTGTTAATTCGACTCTGAATTCGACATCTGATTCTTCACTATTGAAAAATGCATCATTGGGAGGCCGTGCCATGAAGGTGCAGCACTTGTTAAAG CACAAGATTAAGGCCAACGCGACTCACGCCAATGTCTCAAACACCTCGTCGCATTTGAATTCGACTGGCAATTCGACATCAGATGCTCTGCAAATGAAAAATGCTTCTAAAATTGTCGAACGTGGGGTTTTCGTCGTCATGTTTGACAGCAAG CAGGCATTGCTGGATATCGCCAATAATACTTCTGAGGATGCAAGTGACGCATCCGATTTATTCTCACTGCTGACCAACTCCTCATCAGTGATGAATGAGACCGAGTCTGGGAAATTGTTGGATGGATCCAACAATTCAAACAGCTCCGCTAGCCTAGGTGAGCTCTGA
- the LOC124336666 gene encoding uncharacterized protein LOC124336666, whose translation MVRLLPKDRKLRRWVIFILIITFIMVASLLIYSVVASTKHKPDNPTPPPHIYEDPVAFHVYSRGNYTEVNSTIRYENSYVNTGSMNLTTGVFRAPTDGTYVFDFIAPRYSNTTNEVLCLNVRLDRNGLPIGNGPICGDSYEEWTPASFNAVLKLKLNDTVEMFLEQGAIKASKGSDPPRTHFTGFLLEGESAFHAFRTVDSFASRKNETIPFYGLNTDIEGNFNLTTSTFTAPVNGTYFFQFSGSSSITTDVILVRNDDEPMGYGYTRNTHWGSAGFHTLWPLQKGDKVYARLNTGQLDEADRDLKITNLLGFIVADEISDSMNSSIHFHVIRTSEMYVGRPDGIGQVINYTRIISNERDGMDANSGIFKAPESGVYAFHFTSHRGNRYIGGPNACSTVIQMRNNETIGTSSNCHSTYSAPIFFHSVLSLDTNDEIKMLLHEGDINAVYEHKMCARFSGFLIYST comes from the exons ATGGTGCGACTACTCCCTAAGGATCGCAAACTAAGAAGATGGGTgatctttattttaattatcacTTTCATCATGGTTGCGTCGTTATTGATTTATTCCGTGGTGGCCAGCACGAAACACAAACCAG ATAATCCAACCCCTCCTCCGCATATCTACGAAGATCCTGTCGCCTTTCACGTCTACAGTCGAGGAAACTATACTGAAGTGAACAGCACCATCCGTTACGAAAACTCATACGTTAACACAGGATCGATGAACTTGACAACGGGAGTCTTTCGTGCGCCCACTGATGGTACATACGTCTTCGATTTCATCGCGCCTCGTTATAGCAACACCACAAACGAAGTGTTGTGTCTTAACGTCCGACTGGATCGAAATGGTTTGCCGATCGGAAATGGCCCCATTTGCGGAGATTCCTACGAAGAGTGGACGCCGGCTTCGTTCAATGCCGTACTAAAGCTGAAACTGAATGACACTGTTGAAATGTTTCTGGAGCAAGGAGCGATCAAAGCAAGTAAGGGGTCAGATCCTCCGCGCACCCATTTTACAGGATTTTTGCTGGAAGGAGAATCAGCATTCCACGCGTTCCGCACCGTTGATTCCTTCGCCAGTAGGAAGAATGAAACAATTCCTTTTTATGGGCTTAACACGGACATTGAGGGCAATTTTAATCTTACAACGAGCACATTTACAGCCCCAGTAAATGGCACGTATTTCTTCCAGTTTTCCGGGTCCAGTTCCATCACAACGGACGTGATTTTAGTGAGGAATGACGACGAACCGATGGGTTATGGTTACACTAGAAACACTCACTGGGGATCTGCCGGTTTTCATACTTTGTGGCCATTGCAGAAGGGAGACAAGGTCTACGCCAGACTTAATACGGGGCAACTTGACGAAGCTGACagagatttaaaaattacgaATCTGTTAGGTTTCATTGTAGCAGACGAAATATCTGATTCAATGAACTCATCGATTCATTTTCACGTCATTCGAACTTCTGAAATGTACGTGGGTAGGCCCGACGGCATCGGCCAAGTGATCAATTATACTAGAATCATTTCTAATGAAAGGGACGGGATGGACGCGAATTCTGGAATTTTCAAGGCGCCGGAATCGGGAGTCTATGCATTCCATTTTACTAGCCACAGGGGTAATAGATACATCGGTGGCCCCAATGCGTGCAGCACAGTTATTCAAATGCGcaacaatgaaacaatagGTACCAGCAGCAACTGTCACTCGACGTATTCCGCACCAATTTTCTTTCACTCGGTTCTATCGCTCGACACAAACGACGAGATCAAAATGCTGCTGCACGAAGGTGACATAAATGCCGTTTACGAACATAAAATGTGTGCCCGATTTTCTGGATTCCTGATTTATTCCACGTAA
- the LOC124336453 gene encoding uncharacterized protein LOC124336453 isoform X1 — translation MFLRFFIAVILLSICDRVLGAISVNVTDSLLTVKNATKLDNSTKPQNESVLSNIRVHIRVQARSSDLKLKLKKLGFNVTDALAAVNSTLDSTSDSSVLKHTSLGGRSVKVMQHLLKHKIKANATHANVSNTSSHLNSTGNSTSDALQMKNASKIVERGVFVVMFDSKQALLDIANNTSEDASDASDLFSLLTNSSSVMNETESGKLLDGSNNSNSSASLGEL, via the exons ATGTTCCTTAG ATTCTTTATCGCTGTAATCTTGCTGAGTATCTGTGATCGTGTTTTGGGCGCCATCAGTGTCAACGTCACAGATTCCTTGTTGACTGTCAAAAACGCTACCAAGTTAGACAACTCGACGAAACCGCAGAATGAAAGTGTCCTTTCCAATATCCGAGTCCATATCCGAGTCCAAGCCCGAAGCTCCGATTTAAAGCTGAAGCTGAAG AAATTAGGGTTTAATGTAACCGATGCCTTAGCAGCTGTTAATTCGACTCTGGATTCAACATCTGATTCTTCAGTATTGAAACATACATCATTGGGAGGTCGATCAGTGAAGGTGATGCAGCACTTGTTAAAG CACAAGATTAAGGCCAACGCGACTCACGCCAATGTCTCAAACACCTCGTCGCATTTGAATTCGACTGGCAATTCGACATCAGATGCTCTGCAAATGAAAAATGCTTCTAAAATTGTCGAACGTGGGGTTTTCGTCGTCATGTTTGACAGCAAG CAGGCATTGCTGGATATCGCCAATAATACTTCTGAGGATGCAAGTGACGCATCCGATTTATTCTCACTGCTGACCAACTCCTCATCAGTGATGAATGAGACCGAGTCTGGGAAATTGTTGGATGGATCCAACAATTCAAACAGCTCCGCTAGCCTAGGTGAGCTCTGA
- the LOC124336162 gene encoding uncharacterized protein LOC124336162 isoform X1 — MARILPKDRKRDIWAIILLSVAFLVVASLSIYAVVASTKNDPEPPTSSPTITSPPDTTSPPDGPETTFPLQTTPPSCTTPYPDITTPSTSPIPNTTLNPDTTSNLDTTSHPEATSSPDETPAPETTPLLCTTTPMSTIPPTSTTPLPPYEGPVAFHVYSRGSYAEVNNTIRYENSYVNTGSMDLTTGVFRAPTDGTYVFNFVAPRSSNSMNDFCLNVRLDRNGLPIGNGPICGYSYDEWTPASFNAVLNLKLNDTVEIFLEQGAIKASKGSDPPRTHFTGFLLEEELAFHAYRTVESFASRKNETIPFHGLNTDIGDNFDLATSTFIAPVNGAYFFQFSGSSNITTDVILVRNDDEPMGYGYTRNTHWGSAGFHTLWPLQKGDKVYARLNTGQLDEADRDLKITNLLGFIVSNVMSDSMNSTVHFHVIRTSSLYTGRPDGIGQLINYTRIITNEGEGMNASSGIFKAPESGLYAFHFTSHRGNSYIGPNACSTVIQMRNNETIGAGSNCHSTYSAPIFFHSVLLLQTNDEIKILLYEGDINAVIDHQMSARFSGFLIYST, encoded by the exons ATGGCGCGCATACTCCCCAAGGATCGCAAACGAGATATATGGGCGATAATTTTATTAAGCGTTGCTTTCTTGGTAGTTGCGTCGTTGTCGATTTATGCCGTGGTGGCCAGCACGAAAAATGATCCAG AACCTCCGACTTCTTCGCCAACTATAACCTCTCCTCCGGACACAACTTCTCCCCCGGACGGCCCGGAGACAACTTTTCCTCTGCAGACAACTCCTCCTTCGTGTACAACCCCTTATCCAGATATAACCACTCCTTCTACAAGCCCTATTCCGAATACAACCCTTAATCCGGATACTACCTCTAATCTGGATACAACCTCTCATCCGGAAGCAACCTCTtcaccggatgaaactccagCTCCGGAAACAACTCCACTTCTGTGTACAACCACTCCAATGTCCACAATCCCCCCTACCTCTACAACCCCTCTTCCGCCGTATGAAGGTCCTGTCGCCTTTCACGTCTATAGTCGAGGAAGCTATGCTGAAGTGAACAACACTATCCGTTATGAAAACTCGTACGTTAACACAGGATCGATGGACTTGACAACGGGAGTCTTTCGCGCGCCCACTGATGGTACATACGTCTTCAATTTCGTCGCGCCTCGTTCTAGCAACAGCATGAACGACTTTTGTCTGAACGTCCGACTGGATCGAAATGGTTTGCCGATTGGAAATGGTCCCATTTGCGGATATTCCTACGACGAGTGGACGCCGGCTTCGTTCAATGCCGTTCTCAACCTGAAATTGAATGACACTGTCGAAATATTTCTGGAGCAAGGAGCGATCAAAGCAAGTAAGGGGTCAGATCCTCCGCGCACCCATTTTACAGGATTTTTGCTGGAAGAAGAATTAGCATTCCACGCGTATCGGACTGTTGAATCCTTCGCCAGCAGGAAGAATGAAACAATTCCTTTTCATGGGCTTAACACGGACATTGGGGACAATTTTGATCTAGCAACGAGCACATTTATCGCGCCAGTAAATGGCGCTTACTTCTTTCAGTTTTCCGGGTCCAGTAATATCACTACGGACGTGATTTTAGTGAGGAACGACGACGAACCGATGGGTTATGGTTACACGAGAAACACTCACTGGGGATCTGCCGGTTTTCATACTTTGTGGCCATTGCAGAAGGGCGACAAGGTCTACGCCAGACTAAATACGGGGCAACTTGACGAAGCTGACAGAGATTTGAAAATTACGAACCTCTTGGGCTTCATCGTATCAAACGTAATGTCTGATTCAATGAACTCAACGGTTCACTTTCACGTCATTCGAACTTCCTCACTCTACACGGGTAGACCTGACGGCATTGGCCAACTCATCAATTACACTAGAATAATTACAAACGAAGGAGAAGGAATGAACGCAAGTTCCGGAATTTTCAAGGCTCCGGAATCGGGGTTATATGCATTCCATTTTACTAGCCACCGGGGTAATTCTTACATCGGTCCCAATGCGTGTAGCACAGTTATTCAAATGCgcaacaatgaaacaattggTGCTGGGAGCAACTGTCACTCGACGTATTCCGCACCAATTTTCTTTCACTCGGTTCTATTGCTCCAGACCAATGATGAGATAAAAATTCTATTGTATGAAGGTGACATAAATGCCGTTATTGATCATCAAATGTCTGCCCGTTTTTCAGGATTCCTCATTTATTCCACTTAA
- the LOC124336533 gene encoding uncharacterized protein LOC124336533, translating into MFLRFLVAFFLLYVVHDDVLGADMSYANVAYPSSALTCESDAAPVDNSTNALSDSEIDARKFTNAELKFKKLEVSVPDEASPVEKSDKKDVKYQVESDSIPHNSQDSFQSSFLGRLFRAQK; encoded by the exons ATGTTTCTCAG ATTTCTAGTcgctttcttcttgttgtatGTCGTCCATGACGATGTTTTGGGTGCCGATATGTCGTATGCAAATGTCGCCTATCCCAGCTCTGCCCTCACTTGTGAATCTGACGCTGCTCCCGTGGATAATTCAACGAATGCACTGAGTGACAGTGAAATCGATGCCAGGAAATTTACGAATGCCGAGTTGAAATTCAAG AAGCTGGAAGTCAGTGTCCCAGACGAAGCATCACCTGTGGAAAAATCGGATAAAAAAGATGTCAAGTACCAAGTCGAAAGTGATAGCATTCCGCACAATTCTCAG GATTCATTCCAATCTTCTTTCTTGGGACGTCTTTTTCGAGCACAAAAATAG
- the LOC124336514 gene encoding uncharacterized protein LOC124336514: MFLSRFIVAMFLLSAAYNVLGASIATADDDELAEKFEKVADLDEPSKSLNETTTSAIKVRDVTTEPTKLKANVTVSATNSTGNATSSVKSIKQDSEKVTPKVVPVCKMTTCSFNNGATTCKTTTNCTSANLKTETTTEKVTTPKVPALDDDEESTKQD; encoded by the exons ATGTTTCTCAGCAG ATTTATCGTCGCTATGTTCTTGTTGAGCGCTGCTTACAATGTTTTGGGTGCCAGTATTGCTACTGCGGATGACGATGAACTGGcagagaaatttgaaaaagttgcTGACCTGGACGAACCCTCCAAATCTTTAAATGAAACCACGACGTCAGCCATCAAAGTTCGAGATGTGACCACTGAACCAAcg AAATTGAAAGCCAATGTTACCGTATCAGCTACCAACTCCACTGGCAATGCCACTTCATCAGTCAAGTCCATCAAACAGGACAGTGAGAAAGTAACGCCGAAGGTGGTTCCGGTTTGCAAAATGACTACTTGCTCCTTTAATAACGGCGCCACAACTTGCAAGACAACCACCAACTGCACTTCCGCCAATTTGAAAACGGAAACTACTACTGAGAAAGTTACTACGCCAAAAGTACCAGCcctggacgacgacgaagaaagCACGAAGCAAGACTAA
- the LOC124336453 gene encoding uncharacterized protein LOC124336453 isoform X4, protein MFLRFFIAVILLSICDRVLGAISVNVTDSLLTVKNATKLDNSTKPQNESVLSNIRVHIRVQARSSDLKLKLKKLGFNVTDALAAVNSTLDSTSDSSVLKHTSLGGRSVKVMQHLLKHKLKVNATHANISNTSSHFNSNDNSRRQLRLTSDALQMKNASKIVERGVFVVVLNSKVTSSKVVFLHPTFTILMEPQFSS, encoded by the exons ATGTTCCTTAG ATTCTTTATCGCTGTAATCTTGCTGAGTATCTGTGATCGTGTTTTGGGCGCCATCAGTGTCAACGTCACAGATTCCTTGTTGACTGTCAAAAACGCTACCAAGTTAGACAACTCGACGAAACCGCAGAATGAAAGTGTCCTTTCCAATATCCGAGTCCATATCCGAGTCCAAGCCCGAAGCTCCGATTTAAAGCTGAAGCTGAAG AAATTAGGGTTTAATGTAACCGATGCCTTAGCAGCTGTTAATTCGACTCTGGATTCAACATCTGATTCTTCAGTATTGAAACATACATCATTGGGAGGTCGATCAGTGAAGGTGATGCAGCACTTGTTAAAG CACAAGCTTAAGGTCAACGCGACTCACGCCAATATCTCAAACACCTCGTCGCATTTTAATTCGAATGACAACTCAAGACGACAACTTCGACTGACATCAGATGCTCTGCAGATGAAAAATGCTTCTAAAATTGTCGAACGTGGTGTTTTCGTCGTCGTGTTAAACAGCAAGGTAACTAGTTCAAAAGTGGTGTTTCTCCATCCAACATTTACAATTCTTATGGAGCCGCAATTTTCGtcatga